Proteins co-encoded in one Bradyrhizobium sp. 170 genomic window:
- a CDS encoding ABC transporter substrate-binding protein: MKVFRIAGLALALALPAVPCGAAEAVNLILNWTPTADHSPFYYAKAQGWFEKAGIDLTIEVGKGSGVSSLKVGSGGSPFGIADLATMLVAKSKGADVVALMSIYANTGQTFYWLKSYGVNGPKDFPNHKIGNPPGDASRVMWPAFAKAAGIAPDSVNFVNVGPTAKIAALKSHTVDIISDFYNEHDLKVIEFGADLGYVNWKDIGLNPYGNSLIVNGAYLAKNPKLVEEFVKVSQKAYAACVADVAPCLKALLDAASGLDKENQQRQWERIKFLMTDEFTTTKALGWIDAERMKKDYELVQTYLGMEKPFDVNTAFSVKMLDTSIKMDASKVKK; encoded by the coding sequence ATGAAGGTTTTCAGAATTGCGGGATTGGCGCTTGCGCTAGCCCTACCGGCTGTGCCCTGCGGGGCCGCCGAGGCCGTCAACCTGATCCTGAACTGGACGCCGACGGCGGATCATTCGCCGTTCTATTACGCCAAGGCGCAAGGCTGGTTCGAGAAGGCCGGCATCGACCTGACGATCGAGGTCGGCAAGGGCTCCGGCGTCTCCTCGCTGAAGGTCGGCTCCGGCGGTTCGCCGTTCGGCATCGCCGATCTCGCGACCATGCTGGTGGCCAAGAGCAAGGGCGCCGACGTGGTGGCGCTGATGAGCATCTACGCCAATACCGGGCAGACCTTCTACTGGCTGAAGAGCTACGGCGTGAACGGGCCGAAGGACTTTCCGAACCACAAGATCGGCAATCCGCCGGGCGACGCCTCGCGGGTGATGTGGCCGGCCTTTGCCAAGGCCGCCGGCATCGCGCCTGACTCCGTGAATTTCGTCAACGTCGGCCCGACCGCCAAGATCGCGGCGCTGAAGAGCCACACCGTCGATATCATCAGCGACTTCTACAATGAGCACGATCTCAAGGTGATCGAGTTCGGCGCCGATCTCGGCTACGTCAACTGGAAGGACATCGGGCTCAACCCTTACGGCAACTCGCTGATCGTCAACGGCGCGTATCTGGCGAAGAACCCGAAACTGGTCGAGGAATTCGTCAAAGTCAGCCAGAAGGCCTACGCCGCCTGCGTCGCCGACGTCGCGCCCTGTCTCAAGGCGCTGCTCGATGCGGCCTCCGGCCTCGACAAGGAAAACCAGCAGCGCCAATGGGAGCGCATCAAGTTCCTGATGACGGACGAATTTACAACGACCAAGGCGCTGGGCTGGATCGACGCCGAGCGGATGAAGAAAGACTACGAGCTGGTGCAAACCTATCTCGGCATGGAAAAGCCGTTCGATGTGAACACCGCGTTCTCGGTCAAGATGCTCGATACGTCGATCAAGATGGATGCCAGCAAGGTGAAGAAGTAG